In Lathyrus oleraceus cultivar Zhongwan6 chromosome 2, CAAS_Psat_ZW6_1.0, whole genome shotgun sequence, the DNA window ttggagcccatttagaaaaatatggacttgagtgagctcatcaaaaccatgacccttgcattttctcaacattgacttgaatctttcccaagcctcattcaaagactcgttgcttccttgagtgaataccgcaatagccgttttggcttccatgaatcgggattgagggaaatatctttctaagaacttttcttctagcaaattccaatccgtcatcactctcggtgcttgatcaaggtaccactcctttgcctttcccactaaggagtgtgggaacatccttttgaataatgcctcttcacccgttttatcaattcccgtagaacccgcaatctcttagaatttgatgagatggatatacggatcttcatggtccattccggtgaatggatttgcatagagaagttggaggattccggtcttcatctccgtatttcttcctccacgggcaaattgagcatttcttcttggactattagcggacatttcggtacgattgtcatccgccatgtttccttcacaagcctTTACAACCACTCCTTCTTCTTGAACAAGTGCGaaagtagatgcttcttctctccggttcctctcttcggctagtttccttcttcttcgtgtttttctattgagcttccgaagtgttctttcaatttcaggatcgaattgaaattgctccttggtagcttttcctcgcatgcactagaatctacaaaactaacaaatcaagtgaaacaaaagagggatagtaataaaagtaacaaaacttaaaacaatgaattattgcaatgcttgtaatatcggacaccaatccccgacaacggcgccaatttgttgaaaagtatatcttcggcaaatatttttatatcgtatccacagagattggttgttattaccgccgttctataatccaaattgttataagtttaaaaagtaacaaagttgttttgtttggaaaattatcttgtgagtagatgtcactaaaaacagtaaaatggttctaatcaaatgtaaaagcttggcaagattagagttcactattctaaatgcttatgattccttatgataactatatagatttaagattattgatgatgttcaagtatcccctcaaagtcatttatgtctaaatgatattgtgataatcactatattgatccttagacgatctctccacctaactatcaatatagcaatctttaatgtttgataccaaagaagagtaatgaataaatctatctctacaagttattcactacttgaaaatctgttttatgtcaagactcaaataatctctttcaacaactactcaaatctggttttcaacttagggcaaaaacaatattcaatacatcaacgatctttatcatatataaaaatcaaatggaatacataaacaaatgagaatagctactacctccaatcttgacaaaagaGAGTTTAGCTCCTCATCGTCATTTTACAAAGCAGAATGTCAATGGAAGAAAACTCTCCTTTCTCTCTTACAAAAAAATCTCAATGTGTGAATGTGTTAGAATAATGTGTTCTCCTatcctaaaagagttgacatttccttaattgatcatttccATCCAAAGCAGAAAAACTATTCCAAgacagacaccaaaatggcaagACAACTGGTCATGAAAGACAGCACCCTTGGTccaaaatcagcttgctggattcgcagccttcgcggcgcaAAGGCGGTTCGCGACGCGAACTGAAGCTTTCccagcttccttgctttgcaagcttcatccaaaatcttccaatttgggatgttgcattccaaaagctctttcatctaaaaattctacaaaactaacaaatctgtgaaataactattcaaaacaaaataaattaaatctaattgcatttatacaaattaataagaataaaagtgtATAATTACACAAAGTTTGGTAAAAGGGAacaataaaatgatataaaaagtagtactaattggtccctaacaacttcttcaaaggtcaatgaatctcttccatacaagagagtttaTTTGAAATGAGCATGAGACATAGGTAAAACACATAAGAGAAGCAATGcttgatcttcatcatcaatcttgacCTCGATATTTTTaagatcaagaatcaacttgttAAACATATCTAGTTGCTCAGTCAAGACTCTGTCTTCGCTCATATTGAACAAATACAAAGCTTGCTTCAGGTAGAGACAATTGACCAACTATTTTGGCATGCACAAACCTTCGAGTTTTGTCCACACACCCGCTTCCTTCTTCTCCTTCGAGACCTGCAGGAGAACCTTACCACCAAAGTTCAATATGATGACATTGTGGGCTTTCTAGATCATCATCGTCTTCTCCTTCTCTGTTAGGGAAACATCCATCTTCTTCGATCCTTTCAACGCTTCTAACAAACCCTGGTGAACCAGTAGTGCTTGCATCTTCAAGCCCCACAAACCAAAATCATTCACACTAGTGAATTTCTCAATCTCATACATTGTTGCGACATCTTCTCCTCCATGCTGAACAGTTTGTTGCGAATTGATGTCATAAAGAACAAATCAAAATATGAGaaagattgagtttcttgaacaaacACAAGAAACCCTATTAGGTTTTACAAAAGAGAgagaagaaggaagaagaagaatcagaATTGGCTATAACTATTTTACTATTCACTTTCTCTATTAGGATTCAAAGATTATAAGTGAATATCAACAACCAAAACTCTCTCTCGACAACCTGAGAGAAACGGTCTATTTGTATACTATTAAGCTAACTTAAGCAACAAGCTAACTTTAAAAAAATTGGGCTAACAAACTGGCTCAATTCGACATGCTAGAGCAAGCTTCGACTATATCATGTACACCGTTGACACCTACATCTTGAACAAACTTCGACTATAAACATGCACAACTCTGTCGAACCATGAAGTTATCTCTATCGAAAATAGAGTTTGATCCAAATACCATAGTGACAAATATTTGTCTAATATAAAATTGTATGTTCTAACAGTTTGTTAAGCgatttattttcttgaaaatcAACGTGATAAGACTAACATATAAAAAAATAGTTTGTGAATTaaaatttattttcattttctttcgatgaaattacaaaaaaatattaattttaattaaattttagTGATAAAATAATTTGTTCTATGTATACTACATGAAAGCCATATTATagtttatatatttttttaaaaaaaatagtaTCTATATTATAACTATTTTcatttaaattttaaatatattaaaaaaCATTAAATTTGACAAATTAGTTAGTGACATAACATACGTTCAGTATAAGTTTCATTAAATTTTTAAGTTATTTTAAAATATAActttaaaaaattataattaattaaatataattattttcatttttgttttaaCCAATTATTTATTGACCAATACCCCGTACATTTTTGTATGTTTCAACGACTTTTTTAGTAGTTAATTTTTAAGaattataattaatttattataattactattatttttatttttatatagTTACCATTATTTATTTCATATATGATTTTAATAATAAAAtgtaatttattatttttatgaaaaataaaataaaaataatattaaaaaaaatataagaATGAATAGGTGTAATAAATATATGCAtgattaataaaataatattataaaattaatATATTACAATAAATTGCTATTATTGAATTAATCATTTTAATATTGCATTCACAAAGAAAGTTCTAAAATATCCTCTAGAAATTTAACTTGCCATgataaaacaaagaaaaacatgGATATAATGGTAAATTCGATGACAGTGTGTTTTCTCAAGCCTATAACTAGTATATACCTAGTTTTCTGAAgtactccctccaaaatcttaAAAAAAGAACTCGAAAACAAACCTAAGAAAAAAATACAAGAGGTTAAAAGAATGGAAATTAAGACTATAAGAGTAGGACCATCGTTGGGTTGGAACTTTCCTAGTAATTCATTGGAAAGTCATAAAACAAAGAGGCAGGCATGTGCCATAAATAATTGAAAATATATGAAATAAATTCTAAGGCTTAGAGTAAACATGCTGAGAGAATTGATGGAAAACTTATCTCACCAAAATATCTAAATTATTGGAGCTGTGTATACAAATCATACTATAAGCAGCTTTGGTCCCTTTCTTGGAAATTTTAACTTAAATAGATATATTCTCCACTTTCACTTGCTGCCTTTGCTATCATGTTGTTGAGTTTGTTTTGAGTTTTGACAAACTCAGTGGGGATTCGAAATTAATCTTTATTGTTACAAAGTTGACAAAAGATGACGCATATTCTTACCCAAATTTGTAGATGGGTGGTGCAGCCAGAAGTGTGGAGATTTATAGGCTTTGCCTCAGCTGTTGTTGGACTCGTCTGTTATGCTCTAAGCTCTTCCTTCAACTATCTCTTTGGAGATTGGAATCTCTTGAAGATTTTTCTTTACTTCGTTTTCAGTTTCATCATCAGCCTCATGATTTTCTTTGCAAAATTATTACAACACTCCACAAGTCTTCGGTTCAAAGCTCATACAGCATTTCTGGTATTGGCAATCACCTCTCTCTATTCCTTTTTCTTTGATAAAGTGGTGAATGGAAAACCAGATGCATATAGTCTCATTTCATGTGCTTCCTTTGCTATCATGTCTCTCAGTTTGTCTAGGCAAACTCAGTGCGGATTTGAAATCGATCTTCTCTATTTCTTCCTTGGATGTCTAATTGTGCAACTCATGAAGATTAAATTACAGTTATTTATTGTTGGAGCAGCTTTCAGCTACTCCCTTATTATTCTCCGttcttcattttcttcaataGACGCTGAAGCAAATAATCCGCACTCTGACCTCCAAGATGGAAATTCGGTGGTTCTTTCTATGGATTCTCTACAACTTGCCAATACTGATATTGCTAGTGCTAGCAATAGCAGTAGCATCGGTTCGCCACAATCGGTGTTCACCACTAATATCAGTAGTATGATGGAACAACTCCAGACTTTTGTGACGGCACTTAGGCAAGAAAATTCAGGTTTCGTTCAAATGCTTTTGGATCATGTAAAAAATTATGTTGAAGAATACTCTGAATGGAGGGTGACCGATCCTAACTACTTGATGGATGCACTAAAGCCAGAAACCATCAAAGGCCTTGAGGAAATAGCAAAGGTTATGATGAACGCTGGGTTTGAGAAAGATTTTTCCGAAGTGTACATCAATTGCCGTAGGGAATGCTTAAATGAGTGCCTAATGCATAGACTATTCGGGTTACAGAAGCTCAGCGTCGAGGAGGTTCAAAATCTGCCGTGGGACATCCTGGAAGCCCAAATTGAGAAATGGATTAAGACTTTCAATGTCGCTCTCAAGATACTCTTTCCTGGCGAGCGACGACTCTGTGATCGCATTTTCTTTGGATCCTCATTGGCAGCTGATTTTTCCTTCATGGAGATTTGCAGGGGATACACCGTTCAGCTTCTCAATTTTTCTGAATTCATCACCACTGGAAGTCGTTCCCCAGAGCGTTTGTTTAAGATGCTGGAGGTGTTAGAAACACTGCGTCACCTAATTCCAGAAATCGAGTCGTTATTTTGTGATGAGTACAGTGCATCTCTAAGGAATGAAGCAAATACCATATGGAAGAGATTGGAGGAAGCAATCAGAGGCATATTCATTGAGTTGGAGGATCTAATTGACAGTCCCTCACTTTATGGGCAGAAGCCTAGGAATATAGACGAATTGGAGTTCAATTTGAATGCAAAGTCCAAATTCTACGATGGCTCTTCTTTAGGTGATATTTTTTTGATGAATAATGACACATACATAGTCCCAATTACAAAAGAAAATGAACTAGAAACCCTTTTGGGGAAAGATTGGATCCTACAATATGCTCTGAAAGTTTGGCACAACAACGGACAATATAAAATGGGCACTATCACACCCGAATTAGACCATGAGGTGTATGTGAAAGATTCCGAAGCATCACCGTCGCAACCGCGAGCAAGGTATCATCTAAACTTTATGTATAACAGTAGGAGAATTTCATTGGAGGGGCGTGCCATTCGCCTTCCCCGATGAATTTCATTTTGCATAAAtcatttaaaaatatataagTGCACAATCCTTCAAGTATCAAGATTTGTAAAAGACGAAGCCATTTAGCTTTATCGCCTCTTCGCACTTAAATGTGCCCTTCAAGCATGGCCCTAGGAGAGTTCTTCACGCATGCTTGGGTGAATCCCTCAAACATGACCTGGGGAGAGTTCTTCAAGCATGTATTGGGGAGAGTCCCTCAAGCATGACATGAGGTAAAACTCCAAGAGTCAATGAGGTGGATCCTCAAACATCAATTGAGGTTAATGTACGCGCAACAATAAATGTGATCAATGATGTCTTGGCCTTGGGAACCTAAATTTATCTTAATTTAGAAATGTGTGAAATCTTTTGCAATTGTTGGAGAACCTAGGGAGAGGTCCTTGATTAGTTACAGTTAGCCTTCAAATTTATATAAAAGGCATTTAACCCTTACTCTTCACCCTTTTCCATCCCCTTTTCTCTCGAGCTTCTGTAAAACTCCGCAAGAGTCCCTCAAGCGCAAAGCATACTTAGAAAGAGATACAGTGCAcaacttctagcactccattcTGAATCTGATTTCTCAAAAAGAgatacttagtctcaatatgTTTGCTTCTCCCATACAACAATGGATTCTTagcaagattgattgcagacttgttatcaatcatcaacttcaGAGGCTTGTTTACCTTTATATTCAGATCCTGTTGTAAATTCAGAAGCCACACAGCTTGACATGCAGTCACAACACCTGCAATATATTATGCTTCACAGGTGGACAAAGCAACAATTagttgcttcttggaacaccgAGAAATAGAACTTCCCAGAAACTTAAAGAACTATCCAAAATTACTTCTTCTGTCAACTTTGTCTCCATACCAATCAAAATCTGAGTAACTCAGAAGTTCTGAGTCAGTTTCAGCAccagaagggaacaaaactccatacttcagagttctCTTTATACACCTCAGAATTCTGACAGCAGTTTGGCAATGAGACCACTTCGGTttactcataaacctactcacCATTCCAAATGCATAGCAAATGTCAGGTctgg includes these proteins:
- the LOC127118477 gene encoding uncharacterized protein LOC127118477; amino-acid sequence: MTHILTQICRWVVQPEVWRFIGFASAVVGLVCYALSSSFNYLFGDWNLLKIFLYFVFSFIISLMIFFAKLLQHSTSLRFKAHTAFLVLAITSLYSFFFDKVVNGKPDAYSLISCASFAIMSLSLSRQTQCGFEIDLLYFFLGCLIVQLMKIKLQLFIVGAAFSYSLIILRSSFSSIDAEANNPHSDLQDGNSVVLSMDSLQLANTDIASASNSSSIGSPQSVFTTNISSMMEQLQTFVTALRQENSGFVQMLLDHVKNYVEEYSEWRVTDPNYLMDALKPETIKGLEEIAKVMMNAGFEKDFSEVYINCRRECLNECLMHRLFGLQKLSVEEVQNLPWDILEAQIEKWIKTFNVALKILFPGERRLCDRIFFGSSLAADFSFMEICRGYTVQLLNFSEFITTGSRSPERLFKMLEVLETLRHLIPEIESLFCDEYSASLRNEANTIWKRLEEAIRGIFIELEDLIDSPSLYGQKPRNIDELEFNLNAKSKFYDGSSLGDIFLMNNDTYIVPITKENELETLLGKDWILQYALKVWHNNGQYKMGTITPELDHEVYVKDSEASPSQPRARRRKTVQKIRLRTLVISPAPQFEHTNKVPQDVFTWRKYGMKEILGYKYPRNYYRCRYRKLLECKATKQVQQLSEIPEVFEVIYNNLHSCKSPLIGPAPQLVNFSKDMSTTMSPSPTSFHEWLSSGPQVNSINSIPVVKLAAPADGGYHPMMESLVCHLVPIIKSQEMNIVNGDGALSLSAQTEGTVELLESILASNSEKHVDPSLRHFFMMNNWRYLEVTNQRKELDVIFGNVWFRKNREKVQQNYEFYRRYSWDKVLEFLKLDINNSMEISIAAGSMKEKLSLFNMHFNETCKVQCTWSVYDEKLREEIIASLKNILLPAYGIFIGKFQDIVTNNAYEYIEYGMFDINDMLDNLFLGNKKDN